One Streptomyces sp. B21-105 genomic region harbors:
- a CDS encoding endonuclease domain-containing protein — MPERVMPPRTDGLITLAAADALWVDLTADSAVPTASGAFTCTPAHARAGYVLLGGLVVTTVRASGGQWSVPEGELRRAAAELNAVGVDRRDLVRIGPFRGAPRQECDEGTRLRWRRRVTGELREPGGPERAARREVGRPHHLAGIDWRQMLVEQIRDGTQQTWWLPRAVVRLLDAAEHAETQWGQAARTRQASEAATEPPSHPRQARDTDGRQDVDGRQTPIPEGPTASPRPYNAELEGQLYSVLSRKPGISRKVAAWACAVCRTAPATVLDHCHEHGYVRAPVCQSCNTLERPDHLYNNDIRVANRYTRLFHTDSGDWLRHWHRCPGCRARTTLPLPHLAAWTAHTACRSLRPTHRASRGRTPCGVLRVSWTGSQNAPRSCLLTVTVDCCPSGEHRVLAQVPYREAVERFRVWLAETAPAVAAAAGPDRVDDLPAQPRPVIADTSGEGLALF; from the coding sequence ATGCCGGAGCGTGTTATGCCCCCTCGTACGGACGGCCTGATCACCCTTGCTGCCGCGGACGCTCTGTGGGTCGATCTGACGGCCGACAGTGCTGTGCCGACGGCTTCTGGGGCATTCACCTGTACTCCTGCCCATGCCCGGGCGGGGTACGTCCTGCTCGGCGGCCTTGTGGTAACGACGGTGAGGGCGAGCGGCGGTCAGTGGAGTGTTCCGGAGGGTGAGTTGCGCCGGGCGGCCGCGGAGCTGAACGCGGTGGGGGTGGACCGGCGGGACCTGGTCCGCATCGGTCCGTTTCGTGGGGCGCCGAGGCAGGAGTGTGACGAGGGGACGCGGCTGCGTTGGCGCCGGCGCGTCACGGGTGAACTGCGGGAGCCGGGCGGCCCCGAGCGGGCAGCACGACGTGAAGTCGGCCGGCCGCACCATCTGGCGGGGATCGACTGGCGGCAGATGCTCGTGGAGCAGATTCGCGACGGGACGCAGCAGACGTGGTGGCTGCCACGCGCCGTGGTCAGGCTGCTGGACGCGGCCGAGCACGCCGAAACGCAGTGGGGGCAAGCCGCGCGGACCCGCCAAGCAAGCGAAGCCGCCACCGAGCCGCCCTCCCACCCCCGGCAGGCCCGAGACACCGACGGTCGGCAAGACGTCGACGGTCGGCAGACGCCGATACCCGAGGGTCCCACCGCCTCACCGCGCCCGTACAACGCGGAACTGGAAGGCCAGCTGTACTCGGTGCTCAGCAGGAAGCCCGGTATCTCCCGCAAAGTGGCCGCGTGGGCGTGCGCCGTCTGCCGCACCGCGCCCGCCACCGTGCTCGACCACTGCCACGAACACGGCTACGTCCGCGCCCCCGTCTGCCAGTCCTGCAACACACTCGAACGTCCCGACCACCTGTACAACAACGACATCCGGGTGGCGAACCGCTACACACGCCTCTTCCACACCGACTCCGGCGACTGGCTCCGGCACTGGCACCGCTGCCCCGGCTGCCGCGCCCGCACCACCCTGCCCCTGCCGCACCTCGCCGCATGGACCGCCCACACAGCCTGCCGATCGCTGCGCCCGACCCACCGAGCCTCCCGCGGGCGCACGCCCTGCGGTGTCCTGCGCGTGTCCTGGACGGGCAGTCAGAACGCCCCCCGTTCCTGCCTGCTCACGGTCACCGTCGACTGCTGCCCCTCCGGCGAGCACCGTGTCCTGGCGCAAGTCCCCTACCGCGAAGCCGTCGAGCGGTTCCGCGTCTGGCTGGCCGAGACGGCCCCTGCCGTGGCCGCCGCGGCCGGTCCCGACCGAGTGGACGACCTCCCCGCCCAGCCCCGCCCGGTCATCGCGGACACCAGCGGCGAGGGCCTGGCACTGTTCTGA
- a CDS encoding DUF397 domain-containing protein, translating into MRSDHGSRLAGQRLRYSGTQGDDCVEIALTEQAICVRDSKDVTRPYFAVGREEWSRFVGFVSEV; encoded by the coding sequence ATACGGTCGGACCACGGCAGTCGCCTCGCCGGGCAACGGCTCCGCTACAGCGGCACCCAGGGTGACGACTGCGTGGAGATCGCCCTCACCGAACAGGCCATCTGCGTACGGGACTCCAAGGACGTGACGCGCCCGTACTTCGCCGTCGGGCGTGAGGAGTGGTCGCGGTTCGTGGGGTTCGTCTCGGAGGTCTGA
- a CDS encoding competence protein CoiA family protein — translation MPYAQEEDTRRVQTAVIGRAESDWPVFLPYDHDDFDRFMRGRTRDDFYCGVLLGGCGKRLSPKRYTDKKCHFAHRPPVHCRRTETGEDSADHLYIGRTVADWLKRQGQGAVQPVYKPKGHQVRDAVDVSYGTGRQLIRVQLARRSKREWEEADTELRFRHSELDWLFGPDSLLANWQIEQQGYALRVQCRSLGVTRAVEIGTQFPDMPVEWTSLSECTLTPEGIVTPSLLHTTDGIVPRHAAAPVEPARPLSGLPLTPTSVLITDATPAHTTDTHHWFEVSLRVNARLSLPAHADSPERQHTYLPLDAVVSLDSNGTWLIKASDLQRVGTDATDGPVVRATASTDTHEPSSETHPLPSDAELVASFRKTLENTARSKNVVTTATLCKGASLHGHTLSVDRWRELLLQVEQPRTPGKPVLSSLIKRRDGGPASFFNEVLHGLGWTKSLSDAELLDIWNRERGRVHAAYSRSRSQTNSPSRPIHEASRRPPIRSGRKEAESRAAFDALLDLTHEAQQAGDLDAYEQNLFLAERAAPSTDAHETLRDLTDWLVNRRADELHESWERLSALVDEINREGDDLHPDQLRLALRSANDLAEELGGGLAAEERQDIARWQRHLERMTERLTLSQIRGLAVAVRVALRQSARERRTTTWGELALRIGAPLAALHPDDKIAVLVEADRETPDDRPPLSALVTAHGDERPHPLYQQILFNLDRIAPPPEALFMHWRMALRRHSELR, via the coding sequence TTGCCGTACGCACAGGAAGAAGACACGCGCAGGGTCCAGACCGCAGTCATCGGCCGGGCCGAGTCGGACTGGCCGGTGTTCCTGCCCTACGACCATGACGACTTCGACCGGTTCATGCGAGGTCGGACGCGCGACGACTTCTACTGCGGCGTCCTGCTCGGCGGCTGTGGCAAGAGACTGTCCCCGAAACGGTACACGGACAAAAAATGCCACTTCGCGCACCGGCCGCCCGTGCACTGTCGGCGCACGGAGACAGGTGAGGACAGCGCCGACCACCTCTACATCGGACGGACCGTCGCCGACTGGCTGAAGCGGCAGGGGCAGGGTGCGGTCCAGCCCGTCTACAAGCCGAAGGGGCACCAGGTCCGCGATGCCGTCGATGTGTCTTACGGGACTGGACGCCAGCTCATACGCGTACAGCTCGCTCGGCGGTCGAAGCGGGAGTGGGAGGAGGCCGACACGGAACTGCGGTTCCGGCACTCGGAACTCGACTGGCTCTTCGGGCCCGACAGCCTCCTGGCCAACTGGCAGATCGAACAGCAGGGGTACGCCCTCCGCGTGCAGTGCCGGTCTCTCGGGGTGACACGAGCGGTGGAGATCGGGACTCAGTTCCCCGACATGCCCGTGGAGTGGACCTCCCTCTCGGAGTGCACGCTCACCCCCGAAGGCATCGTCACCCCGAGCCTCCTCCACACAACGGACGGCATCGTTCCACGCCATGCCGCCGCACCTGTGGAACCTGCCCGTCCTCTGTCCGGGCTGCCGCTCACCCCGACCTCCGTACTCATCACCGACGCCACGCCGGCTCACACCACCGACACCCATCACTGGTTCGAAGTCTCCCTGCGCGTCAACGCCCGCCTGTCGCTCCCCGCTCACGCGGATTCGCCCGAGCGTCAGCACACGTACCTACCCCTGGACGCCGTTGTCTCCCTCGACAGCAACGGCACATGGCTGATCAAGGCCAGTGACCTGCAACGCGTCGGGACCGACGCCACTGACGGGCCCGTGGTCAGGGCCACAGCATCCACCGACACCCATGAGCCATCGTCAGAGACGCACCCGCTACCCTCTGACGCCGAACTCGTCGCCTCTTTCCGCAAGACGCTGGAGAACACCGCGCGGAGCAAGAACGTCGTCACGACGGCAACCCTGTGCAAGGGAGCATCCCTCCACGGCCACACACTCTCCGTGGACCGGTGGCGGGAACTCCTCCTCCAGGTCGAACAGCCCCGGACACCGGGCAAGCCCGTTCTGTCATCCCTCATCAAGCGGCGAGACGGCGGCCCAGCCTCGTTCTTCAACGAGGTACTGCACGGACTCGGCTGGACGAAAAGTCTCTCCGACGCCGAGTTGCTCGACATCTGGAACCGCGAGCGTGGCCGCGTGCACGCGGCCTACAGCAGAAGCAGAAGCCAGACGAACTCGCCGTCTCGCCCCATTCATGAAGCCTCTCGTCGGCCGCCGATCAGAAGCGGACGCAAGGAGGCCGAGTCCCGCGCCGCGTTCGACGCGCTGCTCGACCTGACGCACGAGGCACAGCAGGCCGGTGACCTCGACGCCTACGAGCAGAACCTGTTCCTGGCGGAACGGGCCGCGCCTTCAACTGATGCCCACGAAACCCTGCGGGATCTCACCGACTGGCTCGTGAACCGGCGCGCTGACGAGTTGCACGAGTCGTGGGAGCGCCTGTCAGCGCTCGTTGACGAGATCAACCGCGAAGGAGACGATCTCCATCCGGACCAGCTGCGGCTTGCTCTACGGAGCGCCAACGACCTAGCCGAGGAGCTCGGGGGCGGTCTGGCAGCAGAGGAACGCCAGGACATCGCACGCTGGCAGCGACACTTGGAGCGGATGACCGAGCGTCTGACTCTGTCACAGATACGCGGCCTCGCCGTCGCCGTGCGCGTCGCGCTGCGGCAGAGCGCGCGTGAACGCCGTACGACGACATGGGGCGAGCTGGCGCTGCGGATCGGGGCTCCCCTCGCGGCTCTCCACCCCGACGACAAGATCGCCGTACTGGTCGAGGCCGACCGTGAAACACCCGACGACCGACCTCCGCTGTCCGCCCTGGTCACCGCGCACGGAGACGAACGGCCGCATCCGCTGTATCAGCAGATCCTTTTCAACCTGGACCGGATCGCTCCCCCGCCCGAGGCCCTGTTCATGCACTGGCGCATGGCACTGCGTCGCCACTCCGAACTGCGCTGA
- a CDS encoding PASTA domain-containing protein translates to MNPYNAPALSRPWWKSTQAVLGILALVALLGAFSFALGFLVMIAAMVAVWVLPPWRWFARLGATVGALLLLTVGAGLGGQLDANGTKSAHAGGASGESAQASPTASKKSQPAIAVDYVGQQLDEAEKQARATGYTAAHHDASDEDRVIVLRSGWTVCFQVADAAAKTIDFAAVKSLEPCPEKDGGPLPWPKMPDVVGATYNKAVEDLKQAGIDLDRVTLDDVYLDIDTPTAEEAAEDGNEWRVCFQSPDEGTEVNPATTVRLDLGQWTDADLVQDCPSAKGATYKIPANDPDYDDDTTGGGSTDGGSSSSSGDSTGDGNGVGTVHPGSFCSPRGATGVTKAGTPMICGPGSDGRNRWRSA, encoded by the coding sequence GTGAATCCGTACAATGCCCCGGCCCTGTCCCGTCCTTGGTGGAAGAGCACACAGGCCGTGCTCGGCATCCTCGCCCTGGTCGCCCTGCTCGGCGCGTTCAGCTTCGCCCTGGGTTTCCTCGTGATGATCGCCGCCATGGTGGCCGTGTGGGTGCTGCCACCGTGGCGCTGGTTCGCCAGGCTCGGAGCGACAGTCGGAGCCCTGCTCCTCCTGACGGTCGGGGCAGGACTGGGTGGACAGCTCGACGCCAACGGCACCAAGTCAGCGCACGCGGGCGGGGCGAGCGGCGAATCCGCCCAGGCATCCCCGACCGCGTCCAAGAAGTCCCAGCCCGCCATCGCCGTTGACTACGTCGGACAGCAACTGGACGAGGCCGAGAAGCAGGCCCGCGCCACCGGCTACACCGCGGCCCACCATGACGCGTCCGACGAAGATCGCGTGATCGTCCTGAGGTCCGGATGGACCGTGTGCTTTCAGGTGGCCGACGCAGCCGCAAAGACCATCGACTTCGCGGCCGTCAAGAGCCTCGAGCCGTGCCCTGAGAAGGACGGCGGCCCGCTCCCGTGGCCGAAGATGCCGGACGTCGTCGGCGCCACCTACAACAAGGCCGTCGAGGATCTGAAGCAGGCCGGTATCGACCTCGACCGCGTCACGCTCGACGACGTCTACCTCGACATCGACACTCCGACCGCCGAGGAGGCCGCGGAGGACGGCAACGAGTGGCGGGTGTGCTTCCAGTCCCCGGACGAGGGAACCGAGGTCAACCCCGCCACCACGGTCCGCCTGGACCTGGGCCAGTGGACCGACGCAGACCTCGTCCAGGATTGTCCGTCGGCGAAGGGCGCAACCTACAAGATCCCCGCCAACGACCCCGACTACGACGACGACACGACCGGCGGCGGTTCGACCGATGGAGGCTCCTCATCCTCCTCCGGCGACTCCACCGGTGATGGCAACGGCGTCGGCACGGTCCACCCCGGCTCGTTCTGCTCCCCGCGCGGCGCGACCGGCGTCACCAAGGCAGGAACCCCCATGATCTGCGGCCCCGGCTCCGACGGCCGTAACCGCTGGCGTAGCGCCTGA
- a CDS encoding DEAD/DEAH box helicase, with translation MDVFGVHRALIKDYRSFTQGGTVIRGDRVAAFVEDDLNSKSQWPDPWLSLNPFFQGGGTVVELAGQKVLHDERARIFQARKTEGGTVPHCRPLMLHQHQREAVDAAASGAAYVLTTGTGSGKPLAYIVPIVTKVLHQRDTEGPKAPKRVRAIIVYPMNALANSHGSYRTEELTLAEYDRMAAAGLTLENPLVEGENYTSTLTPAPGHGPRHSA, from the coding sequence ATGGACGTCTTCGGCGTCCACCGCGCGCTCATCAAGGACTACCGCTCCTTCACGCAGGGCGGCACCGTCATCCGTGGCGACCGCGTCGCGGCGTTCGTCGAGGACGACCTCAACAGCAAGTCGCAGTGGCCCGACCCGTGGCTGTCGCTGAACCCGTTCTTCCAGGGCGGCGGCACGGTCGTCGAACTCGCCGGACAGAAGGTCCTGCACGACGAGCGCGCGCGTATCTTCCAGGCGAGGAAGACCGAGGGCGGCACGGTCCCGCACTGCCGCCCGCTGATGCTCCACCAGCACCAGCGCGAGGCCGTCGACGCCGCCGCGTCCGGGGCGGCGTACGTCCTGACGACGGGCACCGGTTCCGGCAAGCCGCTCGCGTACATCGTCCCCATCGTGACCAAGGTGCTCCATCAACGGGACACCGAGGGGCCGAAGGCTCCCAAGCGGGTGCGGGCAATCATCGTCTACCCGATGAACGCGCTCGCCAACAGCCACGGCTCGTACCGCACCGAGGAACTGACCCTTGCCGAGTACGACCGCATGGCCGCCGCCGGCCTCACCCTGGAGAACCCGCTCGTCGAAGGTGAGAACTACACCTCCACCCTCACCCCGGCCCCGGGCCACGGCCCCAGACACTCCGCCTGA
- a CDS encoding sigma-70 family RNA polymerase sigma factor, whose translation MITPVLPLPPAPSDQHLRTTPPDDAATGWALAARAGDPEAVDRFVRALRPDVVRYVTYLSADRQLADDLAQDTFLRALGSLHRFEGRSSARTWLLSIARRTVVDSLRHAAARPRRADVDDWTVWAERAQPAGLPGFDDGVALLDLLDALPADRREAFVLTQLAGLPYAEAAEAGGCPVGTIRSRVARARATLVDFLEEAERGEGGEGVEVLAAVAA comes from the coding sequence GTGATCACTCCTGTCCTCCCCCTGCCCCCGGCGCCGTCCGATCAGCACCTCAGGACGACGCCGCCCGACGATGCGGCCACCGGCTGGGCTCTCGCCGCCCGCGCCGGCGACCCCGAAGCCGTCGACCGGTTCGTGCGCGCCCTGCGTCCGGACGTCGTCCGCTACGTCACGTATCTCTCCGCGGACCGGCAGCTGGCCGACGACCTCGCGCAGGACACGTTCCTGCGGGCGCTCGGCAGTCTGCACCGATTCGAGGGGCGCTCGTCGGCACGCACCTGGCTGCTGTCCATCGCACGCCGCACGGTCGTCGACAGCCTGCGCCACGCGGCCGCCCGGCCGCGACGGGCCGACGTGGACGACTGGACGGTCTGGGCCGAGCGCGCCCAGCCCGCCGGCCTGCCCGGCTTCGACGACGGTGTGGCCCTGCTCGACCTGCTGGACGCGCTGCCCGCCGATCGCCGGGAGGCGTTCGTCCTCACGCAGTTGGCGGGCCTGCCCTATGCGGAGGCCGCCGAGGCCGGTGGCTGCCCGGTCGGGACGATCCGCTCGAGGGTGGCACGGGCCCGCGCGACCCTCGTCGACTTCCTCGAAGAAGCAGAGAGGGGAGAGGGGGGCGAGGGGGTCGAGGTCCTGGCGGCTGTCGCCGCCTGA
- a CDS encoding magnesium and cobalt transport protein CorA, whose protein sequence is MSMVGHLRKVANLARRSRRRRVDLSHPARSPLGSTVVNCVVYRDGVRRPTTGSVEEAVRYVRKQRDGFVWLGLHEPSAEEFAGAAELFGLHPLAAEDAVHAHQRPKVEQYGDVLFAVFNTVTYVEHAELTTSSEVVDTGSIMVFTGPDFVVTVRHGRHGSLGPMREDLEADPQQLAKGPSAVLHAIADHVVDDYVTVADAVQNDIEQAETEVFSPLSPRNADAGRIYQLKRELLEFRRAVVPLTRPLDRLATEPRSCVDPEIQTYFRNVAGHLLRVTEQITAFDALIDSILQAHLAQVTVAQNEDMRKITAWAAIIAVPTMVCGVYGMNFDHMPELRWRFGYPLALAVMAIACVVIHRGFKRNGWL, encoded by the coding sequence ATGTCGATGGTCGGCCACCTGCGCAAAGTCGCGAACCTGGCGCGGCGCAGCCGACGGCGGCGCGTGGACCTCAGCCACCCGGCCCGCTCCCCGCTCGGCTCGACGGTCGTCAACTGCGTCGTCTACCGCGACGGAGTCCGTAGGCCGACGACCGGCTCCGTGGAGGAGGCCGTGCGATACGTCCGCAAGCAGCGGGACGGATTCGTCTGGCTGGGCCTGCACGAACCCAGCGCGGAGGAATTCGCCGGAGCCGCCGAGCTCTTCGGTCTGCATCCGCTCGCCGCCGAGGACGCCGTCCATGCCCACCAGCGACCCAAGGTCGAGCAGTACGGCGACGTCCTGTTCGCCGTGTTCAACACCGTCACCTACGTCGAACACGCCGAACTGACCACGTCCAGCGAGGTCGTCGACACCGGGTCGATCATGGTCTTCACCGGGCCCGACTTCGTCGTCACCGTCCGCCACGGCCGGCACGGCTCCCTCGGGCCCATGCGGGAGGACCTCGAGGCGGACCCGCAGCAACTGGCCAAGGGCCCCTCCGCCGTCCTGCACGCCATCGCCGACCACGTCGTCGACGACTACGTCACCGTCGCGGACGCGGTCCAGAACGACATCGAGCAGGCCGAGACCGAGGTCTTCTCCCCGCTCAGCCCCCGAAACGCCGACGCCGGCCGGATCTACCAGCTCAAACGCGAACTCCTCGAATTCAGGCGGGCCGTCGTCCCGCTCACCCGCCCTCTGGACCGGCTCGCCACCGAGCCGAGGAGCTGTGTCGACCCGGAGATCCAGACGTACTTCCGCAACGTCGCCGGCCATCTCCTGCGCGTCACCGAGCAGATCACCGCCTTCGACGCCTTGATCGACTCGATCCTCCAGGCCCACCTGGCGCAGGTCACCGTCGCCCAGAACGAGGACATGCGCAAGATCACCGCCTGGGCGGCGATCATCGCCGTACCCACCATGGTGTGCGGCGTCTACGGCATGAACTTCGACCACATGCCCGAGCTGCGCTGGCGCTTCGGCTACCCCCTCGCCCTCGCCGTCATGGCCATCGCCTGTGTCGTCATCCACCGGGGCTTCAAACGCAACGGCTGGCTGTAG